One segment of Halomonas sp. TD01 DNA contains the following:
- the narH gene encoding nitrate reductase subunit beta: MKIRSQVGMVLNLDKCIGCHTCSVTCKNVWTSREGMEYAWFNNVETKPGIGYPKEWENQAKWKGGWMRRNDGRIEPRIGGKWRVLANIFANPDLPEMDDYYEPFTFDYQHLHTAKIGEHQPVARPRSLISGQRMKKIEWGPNWEEILGTEFAKRRKDANFDKVQADIYGQFENTFMMYLPRLCEHCLNPTCVASCPSGAIYKREEDGIVLIDQDKCRGWRMCISGCPYKKIYYNWKSGKSEKCIFCYPRIEAGQPTICSETCVGRIRYLGVLLYDADRIEEVASSPDERDLYHRQCEIFLDPNDPEVIAQAKRDGIQDNVIKAAQASPVYKMAIDWGLALPLHPEYRTLPMVWYVPPLSPIQSAAEAGHVEFDGILPKIESLRIPVKYLANLLTAGEEEPVVLALKRLMAMRVYMRGKHVEGAPNADVLDAVGLSVAQVEEMYRYLAIANYEDRFVIPTSHREMATEAFPERGGCGFTFGDGCHGESQPNLFNGRKQTSVLVKPVEVFDPQPQLEESRHD, translated from the coding sequence ATGAAAATTCGTTCCCAGGTAGGCATGGTTCTCAACCTTGATAAGTGTATCGGTTGCCACACCTGTTCGGTGACCTGCAAAAATGTCTGGACCAGTCGCGAAGGTATGGAGTACGCCTGGTTCAACAATGTCGAGACCAAGCCCGGTATCGGCTATCCCAAAGAGTGGGAGAACCAGGCCAAGTGGAAGGGCGGCTGGATGCGCCGTAACGACGGTCGGATTGAGCCGCGTATTGGTGGCAAATGGCGGGTGCTGGCGAACATTTTCGCCAACCCCGACTTGCCCGAGATGGATGACTACTATGAGCCGTTCACTTTCGACTACCAACACCTGCATACCGCCAAGATCGGTGAGCACCAGCCGGTAGCGCGTCCGCGCTCGCTGATTTCCGGTCAGCGCATGAAAAAGATCGAATGGGGCCCCAACTGGGAAGAGATCCTCGGCACCGAGTTCGCCAAGCGGCGCAAAGACGCCAACTTCGACAAGGTGCAGGCAGATATTTACGGCCAGTTCGAAAACACCTTCATGATGTATCTGCCACGCCTGTGCGAGCACTGTTTGAACCCCACCTGTGTGGCGTCCTGCCCTAGCGGTGCGATCTACAAGCGGGAAGAGGATGGCATCGTTCTAATCGACCAGGACAAGTGTCGTGGCTGGCGGATGTGTATCTCCGGCTGCCCCTACAAGAAGATCTACTACAACTGGAAAAGCGGTAAGTCCGAGAAGTGCATCTTCTGCTACCCGCGTATCGAGGCCGGTCAGCCGACCATCTGCTCCGAGACCTGTGTGGGCCGCATTCGCTATCTCGGCGTGCTGCTGTATGACGCTGATCGCATCGAGGAAGTGGCAAGCTCCCCGGATGAGCGTGACCTCTACCATCGCCAATGTGAGATCTTCCTTGATCCCAACGATCCGGAAGTGATTGCCCAGGCCAAGCGGGATGGCATTCAGGATAACGTCATCAAAGCCGCCCAGGCCTCACCGGTTTACAAGATGGCTATCGACTGGGGGTTGGCGCTGCCACTGCACCCGGAATACCGCACGCTGCCGATGGTGTGGTACGTGCCGCCGCTGTCGCCGATTCAGTCCGCCGCTGAGGCGGGGCATGTGGAGTTTGACGGCATCCTGCCGAAGATTGAATCACTGCGTATCCCGGTGAAGTACCTAGCTAACCTGTTGACTGCTGGTGAAGAGGAGCCCGTGGTGTTGGCACTCAAGCGCTTAATGGCGATGCGTGTCTACATGCGCGGCAAGCACGTGGAGGGTGCCCCCAATGCCGACGTGCTCGATGCCGTGGGGCTGAGCGTCGCCCAAGTAGAAGAGATGTACCGCTACCTGGCCATTGCCAACTACGAGGATCGGTTTGTGATCCCCACCAGCCATCGGGAAATGGCCACCGAAGCCTTCCCGGAACGGGGCGGATGCGGCTTTACCTTTGGTGATGGTTGCCACGGTGAGAGCCAGCCCAACCTGTTTAATGGCCGTAAGCAGACCAGCGTGTTGGTGAAACCGGTAGAGGTCTTCGACCCGCAGCCGCAACTTGAGGAGTCTCGTCATGACTGA
- the narJ gene encoding nitrate reductase molybdenum cofactor assembly chaperone, producing MTEAATQSPTPGEPSFEPLQGMRSLRVLARLLDYPTQELQDACGELIEILNAERRLGAALKSSLMEWCQRLQEGDLLELQAEYVAMFDKGRATSLLLFEHVHGESRDRGQAMVDLMAEYSAAGFELDARELPDHLPVFLEYLSMCDDAEIGRWLGEIRHILALLTARLEERGADHALVPLSLLALIGAEGDVEEHRPQVKKEAPDNTPEALDAVWEEEAVRFSATSDEDCALQSAEGRRLAERKHTVQSQPVRIMPAPSLNASSAPSADR from the coding sequence ATGACTGAAGCCGCTACCCAATCGCCGACCCCGGGAGAGCCGTCGTTCGAGCCGCTACAGGGTATGCGTAGCCTACGCGTACTGGCCCGCCTGCTCGATTACCCGACCCAGGAACTGCAGGATGCCTGCGGCGAACTCATCGAAATTCTCAATGCCGAGCGCCGCCTGGGGGCGGCTCTCAAGTCGTCACTAATGGAGTGGTGTCAGCGTCTCCAAGAGGGCGACCTGCTTGAGCTGCAGGCCGAGTACGTCGCCATGTTCGATAAGGGGCGGGCTACGTCGCTGCTGTTATTCGAACACGTACACGGTGAATCACGTGACCGTGGCCAGGCCATGGTGGATCTTATGGCCGAGTACAGCGCGGCCGGTTTCGAGCTGGATGCCCGTGAACTGCCCGATCATCTACCGGTATTTCTTGAATACCTTTCAATGTGCGACGACGCCGAGATTGGCCGCTGGCTGGGCGAAATACGCCATATCCTGGCGTTGCTGACGGCACGGCTGGAGGAGCGGGGAGCGGATCACGCGCTGGTACCGTTGTCACTATTGGCATTAATCGGCGCCGAGGGAGATGTTGAGGAGCATCGGCCCCAGGTCAAAAAAGAAGCGCCGGACAACACCCCCGAAGCATTAGACGCTGTATGGGAAGAAGAAGCGGTGCGTTTCTCAGCAACCTCAGATGAGGATTGCGCGCTGCAGTCTGCCGAAGGCCGCCGCTTGGCTGAGCGCAAGCACACCGTTCAGAGCCAGCCGGTACGCATTATGCCTGCTCCGTCTTTAAATGCCTCTTCCGCTCCTTCCGCCGATCGTTAA
- the narI gene encoding respiratory nitrate reductase subunit gamma, giving the protein MYDAIAHYLTHLIYGYYPYLAGTVFLLGSLLRFDHGQYTWKTGSSQMLSSKNMRLGSNLFHIGIIVIFFGHLVGMLTPHWVYAPFLHAGTKQLVAIVVGGIAGAMCLVGGAMLLYRRIFNPRVRQSSSLMDTLILGLIVLQAGLGMVTIIFSLGHMDGEMMLTLSSWAQSIVFFSGGAADYMQEVSWIYKLHIFIGLTIILLFPFTRLVHVWSAPFGYITRRYQLVRRRS; this is encoded by the coding sequence ATGTATGACGCGATTGCGCATTACTTAACCCATCTGATCTACGGTTACTACCCCTATCTCGCTGGCACGGTGTTTCTGCTTGGCAGCCTGCTCCGTTTTGATCATGGTCAGTACACCTGGAAGACCGGTTCTAGCCAGATGCTCTCTTCAAAGAATATGCGCCTGGGCAGCAACCTGTTTCATATCGGTATTATCGTGATTTTCTTCGGCCATCTGGTAGGTATGCTCACACCGCACTGGGTTTACGCGCCGTTTCTGCACGCCGGTACTAAACAGCTAGTGGCTATCGTGGTGGGCGGTATTGCCGGTGCCATGTGCCTGGTGGGCGGTGCCATGCTGCTATATCGGCGCATCTTTAATCCACGCGTGCGTCAATCTTCCAGCTTGATGGATACCCTGATCCTGGGGTTGATCGTTTTGCAGGCGGGCCTTGGCATGGTGACCATCATCTTCTCGCTAGGCCATATGGACGGTGAAATGATGCTAACCCTCTCCAGCTGGGCGCAGTCGATTGTCTTCTTCAGCGGCGGTGCGGCGGACTACATGCAGGAAGTGTCGTGGATCTACAAACTGCATATCTTTATCGGCCTGACCATCATCCTGCTGTTCCCCTTTACCCGCTTGGTGCATGTGTGG